In Cryptomeria japonica chromosome 5, Sugi_1.0, whole genome shotgun sequence, the genomic window GTTTCTACTTTAAAGGATCTCTTCAATATAGGAAACCAACATTTCAAAAGGAAGAGTTAATAGAAACAtatatgattttccatatatcatatttgaattaaataaaattattaaatattttttaataaaaatataatcttataataattaaaattacaaGGCATGCAATCAACTTTCACAATCTGTAATAGTATGCTCTTTGAAAAAACTCCCTAGGAGGTTGTATGAAGATAGTATCTGATTTGTAAGAGAGGACAAATTAGGTCTCCATAAAGACAAATTAGTTGTCCATGTGTAAGAGGTGAGGAAAGGAAAGGAGTTGTTTTATGCATTAAATGCTTGGATTTTTCCAAGGGAAGAATTGGGATAAATACTAAATAAATAAGGGTTATGGTGATAAAAAGGGTAATATTATGAGAGAGTGAAATCTCTATATGTAGGTGTTGAAGGAGTGAAGACTGAACATGAGAATGAAAGCATTATATGCAATATCTGTTCTTGAAGATAATACAAATTTGTGCTTCTCTTCTCTGTAGAGTTTTTTTTCAAATGGTTTCTTGATATAAACATAATTATATGTGTGATATTCGATTTCATTTATATTTGTCTTGTTCATTTATTTTCTTGCAATCTCCATATGATTATGCATTAGTAAAGTCATATTTATAGTTGAGCTGAAACTTCGATTTTAtatttattcactttcatttttaaCAAGATGTTATACTACTTTCTATCAAACAATTAAAAACAtagattaattaaaatatttgatttcATATTAGAAGTGTACTACATGAATAATGAAAGTGTATAATTGATATTTTACTTACACATTTATCTCCGTAAATAAACATGGAAGGATAATTACCTTGTAGTGGATTCAATATTCCATAGATTTTAATAACCTTTGATAATATTTTGATATTAAaatacaaaatagatatttcagATTATATATGATATTTGTCAAATATAAAACTCATACTTGTTTCCCCTTTAAAAATGGATCGAAATGCAAGCCAAATGATGAAAtgagaggcagtccacctctactTTCCCAAATTATAAGAATAACCTTGGAAGCTTTCACAGGCCCCTTCAGTCTATCGAGCTTCTTGTATCCGATAGTAGTCCCACTACTCACAAGAATATTTTCCTTCCCATCGACGCCAAATGCATAAACCTCATATTTCATCACCCTTTGCCCCAGTCCAATGGCCTCCTGAATCCTCACAACATTGAATTCCATGGCTTCTTTGCTCTCCAAACATATCCAATTTACTGTTTTGCTGTTTCTGTAATCCTCGGGTGCCCAGTAAGTCCAGAGATCGTTGTTCAATACATTGGCAGGGGCAAAAGCTTCCCCTCGCACACTGCTTGCTGTGACAGAAGCAGAAGCAGAAGCAGCCAGATCCACAGAAAAAATGGTGTTTATAGCCTGCTTGAATTCCATTAGTCTTTCCACATCTTCAGGAGAGATAAGGCCTGTTGTATTTGGTGGAACGTTGAGCAATAACACACAGCTCCTGCCCACTGAATTGTAGTAGATGTTCAGCAGTTCGCGTAGCCTTTTGGGTTTATCTTCTGGATGCCAAAACCACCCTCCCCTGATTGATACATCGCATTGTGCAGGAATCCAATGCGTTCCATATGGGTCTCCGATGTTCAAATACCTAAAACAAAAAGCAGAATAGTTAAATTTGGAACTAAATAATCTTTTCAAAGCAGAAAaggaaattttttgttttttaggtttATATTACGTACCCGAAGGTAGAAGGATCTCCAATCTTCAACGAAGATCCGTTGATGGTATTCCAAAAGGTTGATCCCGCAGATCCATATTCGTTTCCCACCCATCTGACGTCTGGTCCTTCATCTGATAATAtgtttgcagatatttgtaattgaTGAACCAGAGCACACCACTGGGAAAACAAGAATGCCATTTTAGTGTTAACTTTAGCTCCATCAAACCAAACCTCGGATATGGGGCCATATCTGTCATCAGTACACTAGTCTTAATAGTTGTAAAAACAGGCCCAAAATGTAGTTATAAACTGAAATAACAGCAGTAAACAAGGCAAAACAGGGCACAGGGCACTAGTAAGAAGAAGTGACTGAAATATAACAATCTAGCTTTTATTTCTTCAATCCAACAACATATATCTACAATGcattgtgtatgtttccttacatGGCATTGCACAACTTCataatttggaatcttttcctagtTTTGTGGAGCAGCGGctgtttaataataaaaaataagctgGAAAAAAAAGAAGGGGCTGGAAATAAGTAGCAGCTGCTTATTAAAAAAATGACACATAGCTTCACCAAaaatttttcctttcctttttatttgccttaaattttgcttttaaattttatatataaaaaatattatttaaaagtgTCATTTAAGAGAGCTGCTTAAAAATAAGCACAATTTTTTTATGCATGGGGTCACCAGC contains:
- the LOC131062906 gene encoding alpha-L-fucosidase 1-like; the encoded protein is MGRIVIWVVLVGMFLCCNFEVGLCNLAVPPPPPLMPLPTANQLKLQQREMVMVLHFGMNTFTNREWGIGTEKPQLFNPMGFDANQWAKVVKEAEFSLVILTTKHHDGFCLWPSKYTNHSVKSSPWKDGRGDVVKDLSVAARDQGLDFGVYLSPWDRHEPLFANEVQYSEFFRGQLQELLTKYGPISEVWFDGAKVNTKMAFLFSQWCALVHQLQISANILSDEGPDVRWVGNEYGSAGSTFWNTINGSSLKIGDPSTFGYLNIGDPYGTHWIPAQCDVSIRGGWFWHPEDKPKRLRELLNIYYNSVGRSCVLLLNVPPNTTGLISPEDVERLMEFKQAINTIFSVDLAASASASVTASSVRGEAFAPANVLNNDLWTYWAPEDYRNSKTVNWICLESKEAMEFNVVRIQEAIGLGQRVMKYEVYAFGVDGKENILVSSGTTIGYKKLDRLKGPVKASKVILIIWESRGGLPLISSFGLHFDPFLKGKQV